CGGAGGTCGCTGACATATGCCTTCGCCCTCAGCCGCACATACCAGGGGGACACCTGCACGAGCAGGGTATAGGGGCAGTCGTCTGAGATGAACACATATGGCGAGGTCACCACGGCATCCCTCAGGATCAGCACCGCCTTCTCGGCATCGGCCCCTGGATCGATATAGAGGTCGGTGACCACCATCATGGCGGTGTTGCCGGCATTTGCACTCGATGTGGCCTCAGATACGATCCGATAATTTGGGAGGGTGACCTGGTTGTCGTCAGGGGTGGTCACCCTGACCGATCTCAGCCCGATGTCCGTCACCTCGCCATATTGCCCGCTAACTGAAATTTTGTCGCCGATCTGGAATGGCTTTTCAAAGGTGATGATCAGCCCGCCAACAATGTCGGCGAAGAGGTCCTTCACCCCGAAACCGAGGACCGCACCGAAAAGACCGGCAAATGCCACCAGTTCCGAGAGGGTGGGTTCGATCACCGCCACGACGACGAGATATGCGGCGACCGAATACACGATCACCTTGATGAGCGGGATGAGGGTCGCCACCAGCAACCGACGCTGACCCATCCGTTCAGCGAACAGCCCGAAGAGGTAGACCGTGATTTTTACGATGGCATAGGCGGCGACGACGATGATGAGGATATAGAGGATCGTTCCCGGGTCGATCTCTTTGAAGGGAAGGGAGATCTGGTCTGCCATCTACCACACCATCCGTATACGACGCAGGTAGGCCGTGGCGGCCTGGAGGGCCTGCGGTGAGATCTGATATTCTTCGCCCCGGAGTTCGATCAGACCGAGCGTCTCCAGCCTGTAGAG
This genomic interval from Methanofollis fontis contains the following:
- a CDS encoding mechanosensitive ion channel family protein, giving the protein MADQISLPFKEIDPGTILYILIIVVAAYAIVKITVYLFGLFAERMGQRRLLVATLIPLIKVIVYSVAAYLVVVAVIEPTLSELVAFAGLFGAVLGFGVKDLFADIVGGLIITFEKPFQIGDKISVSGQYGEVTDIGLRSVRVTTPDDNQVTLPNYRIVSEATSSANAGNTAMMVVTDLYIDPGADAEKAVLILRDAVVTSPYVFISDDCPYTLLVQVSPWYVRLRAKAYVSDLRYEFEFRSDIVRRARIEFGRQDIPAPRPPPFEHSPAGSEIP